The Triticum aestivum cultivar Chinese Spring chromosome 5A, IWGSC CS RefSeq v2.1, whole genome shotgun sequence genomic sequence AACATTTTCCTTTTGGTCAACACGCTGGCACTTCCGTTACCAACCGTAACTAGAGAAAGCTGGGTTGGCCACTATATTGTGAGTCTGGTTCAACAAACCTATCTAATCACTTGGTTAAGGCTATATATTGCCTGGCATCGACCCGTGTTCTTGCATCCCAACTCGCTGCAATCACTAGCTACCCAGGCACGACGCTAAACCATCTCGGAGAAACTACTAGCTAGCACTGAGCAATGGCTTCCAATGCGAGCTTGTTGGCCGTGATCATGGCGTGCACCATCCTCGGCGGCCACACGTGCCACGGCGCACGCCACCTGGCCGACACCACGCCGGCGGCTGCCCCACCCGCTGCGGCTGCTGTCCCTGGCCTCCCGGCCGTGCCTACCATGCCGACCCTGTCACCGATGCCGGCTATGCCAACGGTTCCGGCCGTGACAGTGCCAGCTATGCCGACGGTGCCTGCGCTGACCGTGCCACAGGTGACACTACCTCCTATGCCTGATGTTCCTTCCGTGCCCAAGGTGACCATGCCTCCGATGCCCGCCATCGTCGTGCCCAAGGTGACCATGGCGCCGATGCCCGCCATCGTTGTGCCTAAGGTGACGGTGCCACCGATGCCCGCTATTCCTTCCATGCCCAAGGTGACACTGCCGCCGATGCCTTCTATCCCAACCGTCAACGTGCCTATGCCGTTCCTGGCGCCGCCTCCATCAGCATAGGTGTGCCATGTGCATGGTGTTGCATTGACGGTCTCACGCTCTTCATGTTTGATCAAGTGCTAGATCACTCGCCTGCTCCTGTGTGAAAATATTTGTGTTCGCCATGTGTGTTTTGCATTTCAAGTATCAGATGTCAGTTAGTGTGGGTTGATTTTTTGGGTTGTCCCAATACATATGCGGTATTTCTATGTATTTAATGATGTATTTCTGTTCTATCATTCTTATATTGGAGGAGGGATAAAAAACTTTAAGATTCGTGGAAAGTGTATTTCATATCAATAACCTGCAACTAAAACATCTTCACAATCTTATACTTCCTCCAGCCGAAAATACAAGTtggagaaataaataaaaatggatgtatctagaactaaatatgTCTAGACATCCATTTCTTTGACACGTTTCTTCGGACAGAGCGAGTATCATCCAAAGTGTATTAGCAAATATTGGTTCTCTCTCCGTATCACGTCTCACCTACCACATGAACTCTCTTCTCCAAATCCTTCTCCCTCCCTGGTCCATCGGCAGCAACTCTAGGGTTTGTTAGAGAGTAGGCTGCTAAAAAAGAGAGGAGGCTGCTAGCTTTTCCCCTTGACCCGTTTGGCGCCGCTGCGGGACCCTTGGCCCCTACTAGCCGCTACGATGGTGAAGGatgggacactagtagaaaacagggctttggtccaggccgggtcagcccattagtcccggttcagtccagaaccgggaccaatgtgggcattggtcccggttcgtgagcccagggggccggccgggccacgtgggccattggtcccggttcatctggaccttttggtcccggttggtgggatgaaccgggaccaatgggcctcgctcctggcccatcaccattggtcccggttggtggcttgaaccgggaccaaacgctcccctttagtcccggctcatgtcaccaaccgggaccaatgaggtgcctatatatacccctcgctctatttttctctggccgagggagagagggattggtggtgctctagctcacctcctatgcacacaaggtgttcgatggaatgcccgagccacactacttaagctttctcctctccaagctcgacctccaagctccattttccataatatttgtctaggtttagcggtccgtcatgccccgtccccgtcttcactgccgtcgatcacccgcgccgagctcatcgccgacaccaccgtggtgagcctcttgttttatcttctttctgaaaggaaaaatattcttacttgtatgtttacatagatacttgtattattttcttacttttattattgcatcttatatagtgcgatggttttggtatccgcccccgtcggccctcgtcctgtctatgattcggatgtggtatatatattatctttataactattggttcatttattgtttatgaaaattatgccgaccaacgtgacatagattttatttatgtaggatgtatgtgaatcggaaatgccaaccgaccctattgtcgagaggttaaatttagttgaagaagaaaacaatttgttgaaggaaaaaataaaaaaaattgaggaggagaagatgatattggagttgcatgttgcggatgtcgtcgatgatcacaagatcaagatggatgcaatgcgcttgaagattagaaagattagaaaatatgccattcataccgaggcttggtatcattatgccgttggatcaattgttaccttggttgcgattatgatcgcatttgtttttgcattgaaatgttttacatagtttcaatgtatggtttaattaattagatgctctggagagctatatgttgttagatgagaactatgtatgcactttggttttaatgtgatgatgaacttctattaatttggacacttaattatatataatgcacgcagatgaaccggcaatggatgtacggtgacagacacacccgcgagtacattaagggcgtgcatgagtttctcgatgcggctgaggcaaacaagcagaatggttttatgtgttgtccatgcactgaatgtgggaatacgaggtcttactctaaccggaaaatccttcactcccacctgctttacaagggtttcatgccacactataatgtttggacgaggcacggagaaataggggttatgatggaagacggcgaagaagaagagtacgatgacaactatgtgccccctgaatacggtgatgctgcaatggggggagctggtgaagatcaagaggaaccagacgatgtgcccaatgatgctgcaacgggtgaagctgctgaagatcaagaggaaccagacgatgtgcccgatgatgatgatctccgccgggtcattgtcgatgcaaggacgcaatgcgaaagtcaaaaggagaagctgaagttcgatcgcatgttagaggatcacaaaaaagggttataccccaattgcgaagatggcaacacaaagctcggtaccgtactggaattgctgcagtggaaggcagagaatgttgtggctgacaaaggatttgagaagctactgaaaatattgaagaagaagcttccaaaggataacgaattgcccgacagtacatacgcagcaaagaaggtcgtatgccctctaggattggaggtggagaagatacatgcatgccctaatgactgcatcctctaccgcggtgcatacaaggatctgaacgcatgcccggtatgcggtgcattgcggtataagatcagacgagatgaccctggtgatgttgacggcgagccccccaggaagagggttcctgcgaaggtgatgtggtatgctcctataataccacggttgaaacgtctgttcagaaacgaagagcatgccaagttgatgcgatggcacagtgagaaccgaaagaaagatgggaagttgagagcacccgctgacgggtcgcagtggagaaaaatcgagagaaagtactgggatgagtttgcaaaggacccaaggaatgtatggtttgctttaagcgcggatggcattaatcctttcggggagcagagcagcaatcacagcacctggcccgtgactctatgtatgtataaccttcctccttggatgtgcatgaagcggaagttcattatgatgccagttctcatccaaggccctaagcaacccggcaacgaaattgatgtgtacctaaggccattagttgaagaacttttacagctgtggaatggaaacggtgtacgtacgtgggatgagcacagacaggaggaatttaaccttaaggcattgctgttcgtgaccatcaacgattggcccgctctcagtaacctttcaggacagacaaacaaaggataccacgcatgcacgcactgtttagatgacactgaaagtatatacctggacaaatgcaggaagaatgtgtacctgggccatcgtcgatttcttccgaccaaccatcaatgtcgaaagaaaggcaagcatttcaaaggcgaggcagatcaccggaagaagcccgccatgcgcaccggtgatcacgtgcttgctatggtcaatgatttacactacgtaatctttggaaagggtcccggtggactagctgttccgaatgacgctgagggacacgcacccatgtggaagaagaaatctatattttgggacctaccctactggaaagacctagaggtccgctcctcaatcgacgtgatgcacgtgacgaagaacctttgcgtgaacctgctaggcttcttgggcgtgtatgggaagacaaaagatacacctgaggcacgggaggacctgcaacgtttgcacgaaaaagacggcatgcctccgaagcagtataaaggtcctgccagctacgctcttacgaaagaagagaaagaaatcttctttgaatgcctgctcagtatgaaggtcacgactggcttctcgtcgaatataaagggaataataaatatgccagagaaaaagtttcagaacctaaagtctcatgactgccacgtgattatgacgcaactgcttccggttgcattgagggggcttctaccgaaaacgtccgattagccattgtgaagctatgtgcattcctcaatgcaatctctcagaaggtgatcgatccagaaatcgtaccaaggctaaggagtgatgtggcgcaatgtcttgtcagtttcgagctggtgttcccaccatccttcttcaatatcatgacgcacgtcctagttcatctagtcgacgagattgtcatcctggggcccgtatttctacacaatatgttcccctttgagaggttcatgggagtcctaaagaaatatgtccgtaaccgcgctaggccagaaggaagcatctccatgggccatcaaacagaggatgttatcgggttttgtgttgacttcattcctggccttaagaagataggtctccctaaatcgcggtatgaggggagactgactggaaaaggcactcttggaagagactcaataatatgcagggacggatattcttggtctcaagcaaactacacagttctacagaactctaccttggtgaccccgtatgtcgatgaacacaagaacagtctgcgctccaaacacccggagcagtgcaacgactggattacatgtgaacacatcaggactttcagcagttggttggaaacacgtctcagagatgacaacactgtttgtgatgagttgtacttgttgtccaggggatcatctttggctgtattgacttacaaaggatacgaggtaaatgggaatacattttacatgatcgcccaagatcaaaagagcaccaaccaaaatagcggtgtccgttttgatgcagcaactgagagcggaaaggacacatattatggttacatagtggacatatgggaacttgactacggacctgattttaaggtccctttgtttaagtgcaaatgggtcaatctgttaggcggcggggtacaggtagacccaaagtacggaatgacaacagtgtatctgaaaaatcttgggtacactgacgaaccgttcgtcctagccaatgatgtggcacaggttatctatgtgaaggacatgtctatcaaaccgagaaaaagaaaagataaggaagcgaatacatcatacgatgagccaaagcgccacatagttctttcaggaaaaagggacatcctgggagtggacggcaagacagacatgtctgaagattatgaaaagtttcatgaaattcctccct encodes the following:
- the LOC123107935 gene encoding protein PELPK1-like is translated as MASNASLLAVIMACTILGGHTCHGARHLADTTPAAAPPAAAAVPGLPAVPTMPTLSPMPAMPTVPAVTVPAMPTVPALTVPQVTLPPMPDVPSVPKVTMPPMPAIVVPKVTMAPMPAIVVPKVTVPPMPAIPSMPKVTLPPMPSIPTVNVPMPFLAPPPSA